The window AACTGAGCCATAAGGATGActactacatacagtatgacatCAGTGCTTCTCATACTTACTTCATGGGACTTCCAGGGTTCCTTAAGGTTCTTCAGGGAGCCTCCAGCCAAATTAggattatattatttattaattttgaaCATTAGTCTGAGGAGAGAATATATAGGAATAACAATTCTGATTTGAAGAGTTTGCAGTCTtgagtttctttttaaaaatctagcAGAAACACTTTTGGAACCCCTGTCTCACATAcagtctgtgtctctctcttccagCTCTGGGCGACTTTGATGAACCACAGCGCGCCAGTATAACCATGTTTGGAGTGTTAACCATCGCTGTGAGGATCTACCAGGATCGCTGGGGCTACGGGATCTACTCTGGACCAATCGGATCAGCTgtcttcatcatcatgatcaAATGGGTGAGTGAATGCTGCCTTAGAATTGCAGCCAAAGTAGTAATAACAGCTTATTGTCTATGGCTAGGGTATATGTTGAGTCaagtagaaaaatgtatattctATTTATTGAGTTCCTCTCTTTCATAGTTTTCTTATACAATCTTTTCCACCTTTGTGATCTCCACTTTCAACAACTTTTACTCCTCTTGTTTACTCTCTTGCACTTTCTTCTACCTGTCCGTCATCTTCACATCCTTATTTTTCCCAACTTTCACTgtgttctcttctctttcttaacatttgtctttctcctctcccaCTTTCCTtattctcctttcttctctttatgtttcttcttctcctctcctcttcccttctctttcttttttcttccttttgccCCATGAATACATGACTCACTCTCTCATTGTTTCATGGTGTTTCAGCTGCAGAAGATGAGGCAGTTGAAGGCGGTGTATCCGGAGAAGACTGTATATACGCAGCAGGTCGGCCCAGGCTGCTGCTTCGGCGCTCTTGCTCTGATGCTGCGTTTCTACTTTGAGGTGACTGTCATCACGATCAGCTCttataaacattacaaaatgCTCAGGTCATTGCTTGGCAGCCAGTTTTGCCATTATTTCAATGGATAATAATTTCTATATTCCTCACGAGGATTATTAAACGTGCTTTTTCTATTTGTCTGAAGTTGCTGATGTgtgactttattttttgtttaatatcGATGTGCTTTTAACAATTCGACGCACCGCTTTCTGTATTCTCGTCACTGCAGGAGTGGGACTACGCCTACGTCCACAGCTTCTACCATCTGTCTCTGGCTGTGTCCTTCGTCCTGCTGCTGCCCAAGAAGAATCGCTATGCAGGGACGGGACAAAACGCCGCCAAACTAAGCTGCTTCACCCTCTGCTGCTGTGTATGTTACTTTCATTTAATctaaaaggaaacaaaaacagaagtggCAGCTAAACAGGTCATACCGTATGTGAGGGGCAGGGTTATTTAACTCATCACCTGTTGAAagtacattcattcatttgtccAAAACGATTTAGTTTACCCTCATTTCACTTGGACACACTTGAGGAGCAattttggggttcagtgtcttcaAAGACACCTCAACATGTGTCAATACAACAGAGAGTAAATGCCTgcactgtaaatgtatttaattcaTGGATGTTGGTCTTCATAATATGTTGAAAATGTATTCAGGTAGCCACGTCCAGCCATTCATTTATACTACCTATAGACAATTTTGATGATGTGCCAAGTTATTATTGGGAgtatttctttggtagaaagtagttcAACTAGTAGTTAATTTgtctaacagtccaaaacccaaagatattcagtttacaaagagaaaaaaaaaacagaacttcaCTTTGGAGAAGCTGCAACTGAagaatttttgcttaaaaaaaacaatcaactaTCAAAGtagctgctgattaattctCTGTCAATCtactaatagttgcagctctaaaaccaACACAGCTCACTGTCAGGCAAGTTCAAATATCCTTCACGTTGTCCTAATCACATTTCCCATGTATCCCCTCACCAGACTATGTCCCCTGGTACTTCTAAAGAGAAGACAGACAAACCTAAGAAGAAGTCGTCCCGCACCGTGTGGACAGTCCCCATCAAGAAGTCATGGACGCCAGACTGCAgcacccccaccctccctctctaCAACACCACCCCACCCTCCACACCTATCAAAGGGACCAGCATCAGCAAGCTTAAAGAGATGAACGGTTGGAAGTGACCccaaaaacacaactgacaATCTGTCTAATGTCGTCGGACTTCATCCTGAAGAACAGGCATAGCGAGTGGTGGGTTATGAGCGGGAAATGGGAAGATAACCAAATAACTGTCAGCTAAATGCTGATAAACTTGTACGTGGCTGGTAAGTTAATTTACTTCAGCAGGAAACCAACCATCATGTGGACATCCTTTCTACTCCAAAACTCATTTTTGGCTGGTAGAATATTTAAGGTCAACAGCGACTTTTGGAATCCACCAGCCACTGTAGCCAACAGGTAAAGAAACAGTATCGTCCTGTCATGGTTATAAAAATTTAGAGGCAAGGACAAAAGGTGACTCGGGACTCTGGTGCCCTCGAAGACCCGATAAGAACACAGCTGTCTGAAGCACTTGTCCAAATCTGAGGACAGGCAGCATGCTACgaagaacacacacagcacGAACAGGGAGACGGTGGCTGAGACAAGCCAGTAAAACTGACTGGAAAATTTATGAGAAGAACAAACAGGCAGATGGTTTATCTctccaaaatatataaattgtcTTTAGAAATGTTCCTCAGGGGACTCCCTTCGTCTGCTCGCCTCTGTCTGTCCgttctccctcctctttctctttcccgTCTCTCGCAGGGAAGGGAAACACGCGGTCGAACTCGGCTATGAAAATTACAAGACTGTAAAGCACATTTTACCGTTTTTATACGTCCTCGAGGTGCCAAATGTGTCATGTGGAGCATCAGACGATGGAGCGAGGGATAGCAGCGGCCCAGACGTCGGGCTGTAACCCGCCTGAAGCATCTTGATGTGTTTCTGGATCAGCAGGTGGACTCTTCTGTCTGTTAACTTTACTTTACTGACCGAGCAGCTTTGGATATGATTTCTGTCCCCAATGTGCATTGTTCAGACAGTGTAATGTTTCTGGTGAAAACTTTTATGAGTATATTGCTATTTATTACAGTATGGAAGATTGTATattctgtatacagtatataactgtgtgtttgattttttttataattttgtaatattttctaaataaaatgaaatgttgaataCCTGTTTTTAACTGGTCTTCAGGGACTGGATGGAATTTTTACAGCCTCAAGCGTCCCAGCCATTATCATAATGAAGTGATATGGATTTTACAGAAGCCGGCCATTGACAAAAACCCTGACTGGCACAAACTTCAAGGCCCACTTCAGTCTAGCAAGACTAATCCAATTCCAAACCCACATATCTCgtttcactttcacttcagGAGAACATGCGTCCATGCACGTCACCTGCCCACGAACACTACCCAAAGACTACAAACGTGTTCTGCGTATCTTAGACAAAACAGTCTCCGGCCAGAACGTGAATgaacctccacctccaccagggAATGTTTTGAGCCGGGGCCAAGCCACCAGCTCCTGTGCCCAGAGAAAGGTGTTTTTGTCTGGGCTCAGAAACCTGGCTGGCTGGGCCACCGGCACCTCCCGGCTGGCTGCGCCTCCCGGCCCTGACAGGACGGTAACTCGAGCCTTTTATTGCACAAGTGTGAAACACTTTTCAGCTCCTTTACGACCACTGTCTATCCCGCACCACTCTGCTGAGGGGCTACAgcccacacacatgcaggacTGTATTACCTTAGACTTTCCACTGTCTATAATCCCTGATTTTAACCAGAACACTTCAATTAACACTAATCTAATCCTAATCTTGGCCCTAATTTTAGATGAGCTGTTAGAAAAAATGataaccagaaaaaaaaaacctcattttGAAGAATTGTCGAGATTGATCGGACCTTTGAATGACAGCTTGTCCTCacatgaacagaaacacacacacacacaccgtctgAAGGCCTGTCCACCACAAGTTGTGTTGGGCCGCCGCGCTGCTCAGCAGACATCGACAGCGTCAACACAATAATTGTTGATTGACACAAGTATGAGCGTGGTCGTCTGCGCCCACATTCCTCGGCGGCGTGGAATTTCAGTGGGTATCgaaatataataaagaaatacatctggagaaataaaaaaatatgacttcTTCACCAGTGAAAAGAGCACTTTCTCTAATATTCCACATGCAGCGGAGACGCTGAAGAGAATGTTTGCTGGATCAATTTTCATTAGTGTCAATTAAGCACAAAAAAGTGCACCGCGTGAAAGTAACTGCGACAGAGTCTGGTATGTTTGGTATGTTTGTGCTTTTAGCTATGTGGTGTGGGTACTTTATATTGTGAGACAGCAGCCAGTGTGCCACAGGtcctttctctgtgtgtcagcTGTTGCCACAGCTGTTGTTAATGCTGCGAGGTCAGCTGCCTCCTAGGAAACACCGCAGAGCTGCAGCCACAACACGTCTTCACTCTGCTGACACCGATTACCAGTGTTACACTACAACACTCAATCAGATTCACTACTTCTGCTGAACAACAAGACTGCCAGCATTAGTTTGAGCTCACTGGAAAGAAATGATTAAGgtataataatgttatttttaaaaaagctaataaaTGGAGCTTAAATTAATATCATTTTTCCAACAATAACCACTTCTCTCTTAagctctttttctctttccacactacttctgtcacttttcacgTGTAATTGTGAGTGTAACATCATGAAGGCCTTTGCAGAGAGACTGTGCATCATGTCTCAGCTAGACAGACTTTCAGCATCACCATTTGGAAAAACAAGTATAAATATTTTTGCCTTTAGACATGATCGAACAACACACCATACATCCTCGTCAGAGCTGTTTCAGATCTTCAGACAGTGTGACGGCTTGAGCTTGTTAAGTTAAGACAACTCTTGTGCTGTTTATTGCTAcataatttacagtaattaagaCCATCTGCTGCACTTCAACGTTAAATAAAAATGCCGTCTTGGGTTTTATAATAAATTGTCAGAGAAAGTAATCCCCCTTTCAAAACGACGGAGTGACGCAACTTCGGTTTGCTGTGAATCTGACAGGATTGATGTGCATCACAACCCTCCTCCTGACCCAAACTGAACGCAGGTCTGCTTCAGGGATGGATgggaatttaatttaatattattaatgtttatgaACATTTACATACTATATAActacttgaaaaatgacataaagtgacataaagacatggagaaaaacataaaaaaaagatccacagttcaacacacagtttgaccaaagaaacatttgaatcagtggttttaaaaaactcactcattcatgttTGAGGTGTCACAGAATTATTCTCAATTAAGCAAATCAGATAAATTAGATCACCTGGACAATGTAGAGGAAGAGCTGTTGCAGAGCCAGAACCCAAACATTTAGTTGCACAGTAGTTGAGGACTCAAGAGTAATGTCATCGAGCTAAATTTGAGCCTCTGCTGCCACCTATCGGACTACATAATAACATCCTGATTAAAGGATCATACCACACTGTTGTGCTGTCATTACTGTCACTGCTGTTCtgtcttgttgtgttttttcttgtgctGAATGATTTCTCTCTACTGTTCTATCTTCAAATCATAAGTTCAGGTTGAAGGAGCAGAATGgtggttttgtgtattttaagtCATTAACTACAAACGGTAGTCGGCTATAAACACTAACTGTCTactttgattattttaaagtctgagtcaaggagaaattaaagtaaaaaatgcaAGCAAAAAGCACAGTGAGTAATTCCACCATCATTTCTTAGATGTGGACTCCAAACATCCCAAATCTCTTGTTGCAGAATGACTTCCTCTCATGTCTACAGGTGGTTTGGTGTGGTTCTTCTGTGTGGATGGAGGCGGTGGGCCGGTGTGGTGCAGAGCTGGATGCTGATGGAGAAGCGATTGAACCGCTTCATTGGTCTGCTGCAGTCGACAGAGAGGAACAGCTGGAGTTCAGCACGATAACACCgataaatgtttcaaaaaacGACATGAACTACATCAATCAAGAAAGGAAATGAGCCAATGTTGCACATCACAActcacagatttttttaagcTTCCCTACAAAcattaaaagtttatttggACATGTCCTGTAGATCTAATCTGAATCTActtaatttaaagtaaaatgctTGAAAAGGGTTCTGAAACATTTGTAAGTGGCTCCTTCATGGAggacttttattattttattaatcatttaataaaaatcAAGGTATTATTCCTGCATGGCTTTGTGTGGGTTTACatggatttttattattattatatgatattttatttgacttttttactatttttactaGTAGAGTTTTGTTCAAATCTGAATTTAATGAGGAACTATATCTATAATTATGGCTCTTCTACTGATCAGCTATCATCTTCCCTTTAGTACCTGCAGAgtgctcttcatcatcatcatctgcagCTCCTGTTGATTTACATTCAACTTCAACTCCTTCCCTGCTTCAGATGAGTCTTCTGATTGGCTCGCTGTGTTGTCACTGGTCAGAGTCATCATTTGGAGCTTCTCACTCAGTCTGTGAACACGTCATAgcacacaagacacacacatctTAATTTGGCAAAAAAGGAACAGTTGTATTTTGACAGATTAACAGTGAGCTGAGTGTCATTTCAGTCCATAAAAACATTCAttctattcattcattaacaCAGAATCATTAATGTGcttctgttttctgctgctgatgttctgTCAGCTGTTCTACAGTCAGCGTGAAGCGGGTACGTGTCGCTTTGCTGATCTGGCGAGGAGCTGCAGGCCTGGATGGTGTCCGTCAGCTGGGCTCTGACTGCTTGTCCTGTTCGACTGGACAGAACATCTGACATGCTGCGTCCGGGGAACAGGCTCATCAGCATAGGAGGCAGCTAAACACACAAGATTTACATAAAGAAACTTACATGTACCCACTATATGAAGcaaaaaattatttattcagtaatattgttgttattgtcacaGCAGTATCTCAATATCGATGTGTTGTATTACTGAAGGACTCAATATAATATGGAAAAAAGGCCACGTCCACACTAACACGTTTTCAATTTAAAACTATACATATCACAGGACCGTTCACGTACACTGGGCGCGCATgtaatgaatgtgggtgattcttacagtatctgttgcccagagctgctttatactgtgtGAAAAGCCTCACCTTCAggtcattaaatccctgcagcatctgaaggtgTTTATTATCCCAAATTTCAACTGAGGGTGCAATGCATGCTTTTGCACCCTCGTAGAAGCGGGTCTGTTGTGTCATTGCCCGTCCAGAATAAAATGCAACCCCCCGGGGTTTCAAAATAAAACGGAGTCAACAGCTTTTCATAAGTCTCTGTTTTAGGGGTttgaaaacacagcagtagtgTGGATGCTGGGTGTAAATGTAGCAAAAgttatgtgtttaaaaatgaaaacatattagTGTGGATGTAACCTAAAGTATGTTCCTCTCACTGAATGAAAAGATCAAAGAAAAATTCAGTAGATGGTGACACATTTACAAATGAAAGTTCTATTGACAGACAACAaaagataatataataataatgatgtaaaagttTGAGATGACAATGAGACACGTTGTGTTTAAGTGCATTCAGAGGAAGTCTTCTGTTGCTGTGTGACGTCTGAGGATCCAGAGGGTGAGATGAAGTTCTGACCTCCTTGTTGGTGGGATCCAGGATCAGCGTGCGGATGAAGTCCGATCTGGCTCCCTCCAGGTTCAGGAGCTTTCGGAAAGCCTTGGCTCTGCTCTCATAGTAGTGACCTACTGTTGGGTTGTACTGGATGGCCAGAGAAAACCTGTCAGCTGCCTCCTGGAAACACCTACAGatgtacacaaacatactcaCATCAACAACACCATCATTATCTAATCAAGATGACTTTactctcttgctttctcttgTTTATTGACGTGTTTATGAGGATGTTAGCATATCACCTGTGTGTTTCTAtgcatgttaatgtgtttgtgtgtgtctgacccCTCCTGGAAGCAGAGGGAGCCCAGCGTGTTGTAGAGGACGGCGAGGCGGAGTCTGACAGCCGGGTCGTCAGGTCTCATCATCTCCTCTGCCTGCCGGTAGTCAGCCAGAGCGTAACACCACTCCCCCTGCATAAAGAAacagtctgacacacacacacacacacacacacacacacacacacacacacacacaattttagTTCATTTAGTTCATTTAGTCACTTCATTTCATAGATCAGGGGTCTGTTTCATGACAGAGATCTGCAGGCGCTGCTTCCATGCAGATTATACAGATACATTTGCAAGTCCTACAGTCCTATCACTCACTCATGGGTCAAAATTAACAACAGAAGAAATGATCTCATGTTGCAAGTCACGGCGTGCATGTTGCAATTTTGGTGAAATAGGCCCCAGTTGTGATTTTAATTAAACTTCTATTTTAATTTCCATTCCTGTCAATTAGTTTgtcaattcattgtttggtcGAAAAGttagaaaatagcaaaaaaaagtccaaaacccaaaaatattcaatttccAACTAAATCagtgagagaaaagcagcagatccaGGTGGAACCAATAAATAAGAATCAATTAGCaaaattgttgtttatttttgacTTGATTGAtaaatcgactaattgtttacgtgtttgtttgtgtgtgtgtatgatgtctgtctgtatctatGTCCTAACCAAATTTTTACTGTTTCATcactctgtaaagcactttgaattgcttcTGTATAATATAATCAACACTTCTGAGAGTATATTCAGTAACTTAAAACCCTTTTTAGTTAATATCAGTTTATTGTATCTATATGTAAGTTGTGGTGAAACAGTAAAAACTGTGCATAGATTGTTGGAGACACTCTCCAAACTCTACTGCTGAAAATCAGGTTTGTCAAGTTGCACCTTTTCAGTTTCACTTAATATGTTCATCTTACTTTGTAGGTTCATGTCATTTTCACTACACGCCAACAACAAGTTAAACTTCACAAACGTCTCACTAGATGTTCTTTCTTTTCAGCTTGCAGATTTAAAAGGACAACTTGTGTTTTCTCCCCCATCACACACACGTGTACGGCCTCACCTCCTCGGTTCAGGTACAGGCCCGCCTGGCTCTTCTCCTCCTGAATGCCTTTGTTGAGTAGCAGCACCGCCTCAGCGTAGAGGCCCCTGCTGAAGCACTGAACAGCAAAATCATTGTAGGTGAGAACCAGCTGAAACTGCGCCTCCTTCTGCACGGAGCCGCACTCCTCCTCATCCGTGGCCTCCATCTGACCTCTGGACTCCTCACCAACCTCCTCGTCTAGCTCGACAGCCTGGACCAGATCCTCGATGGCTGCTGTGAAGTCTTTCAGACGCCGGTACAGAATCCCTCTGATGGAGAGAATtgaattaaactaaactaaactgaatttATATCAACAGGATTTAATTGAAATGAAGATTAAACTGAAATAGATTCAACTGAATTACTGTAGAAATGAGGAGTTGATAAAACAATTAGCCAATAGAtggaaaaaatcattttaaatctaaTTCTAAGTTTAAACTGTTTACATCTTGTCAGTTATTAAATATAccaacatttacagtattttactgtCAAAGGCTTCAGACTAAACAAGCTAATTAGAAACATCACTTTGAACTCTAGTAACTTGTAACTGACCCTTGTcacctttttcacagtttttatacTAGATGATAAACTGATTGATTGAAGAAGTAACTAATTGGTTCATCAACAATGAGAAAACGATTGTTTGAGTGTTTCATGTCGTCCACCTGAACAGGTAGAGGCGTCCGTCCTGCGGGCTGTTGGCCAGAGCGATGTTGATCATACAGAGGGCGTCAGGCAGCTGGCCGCTCAGAGATCTGTCCACGGCCTTCTGTCTGGCCCATTCGCtggtctcctgcagctgcagcagcagcgctCCGGCCTCCAGACACGTCGGGTTCAACGCCAGAGCCGACTTCACATCTTGGTAACATCGTGACGCCTGGATGGGAGAGACGATCACTGATGGTTATTTGATTGTGTGTTTAGAGTAGCTGCAGTACATACATGTCTATGTAACTGTATACAGTTTGACCAACTCATTTACTGTGTCTAAATActcaaaacagtatcctgactaaacttGTCTGACATAATCcttcaacatattttcctctgatctcaactatatttaaaataattcataatttcttagtcaagatgctgttttaaaaccatttcagtttttttgatgacagcacataatgacacctgttaTCCTCCCGGGTCAGAATTGACCCGACGACAACAGGAGGGTTAGATAAACTGATGTCAGTAAGCTTATATTTCAAGATGTTTGTCATCATTGTTCTAACTTCTCTGGAAACTCTTGTTATCGTATTTTTCTTCcatttattcacatttgaaatgtttttataaggTTGTTCCATTTTTGCTTCAACCATGAAGATTATGTCAATGTGTTCAAGTTTAAGGTGATAGAAAAGTCTCTTTATCTGAACTTTACTTTGTCAAAAAGGAGaaactaaaaacattttgttatttcagCGCTGCAGTGCTGTTGACGTACAGATTTAAGGTCATTTTACTTTTCTATTTTACTACCTGATTctttacagcagcagctttctTTACAATAAAGTGTATATGCTGCTGGTTTCTAGGTATTTGAAGCTTCCTGCAGTTGTGACCTGGTTGAGACGT is drawn from Thunnus albacares chromosome 2, fThuAlb1.1, whole genome shotgun sequence and contains these coding sequences:
- the LOC122968251 gene encoding tetratricopeptide repeat protein 16 isoform X2 → MDTSEKRNEQTQVEEQSLFPTAVSEEELDEARRKNTLKQLFGSSKIFLAGEKHPQRADLQGSLIIQNKAAQHYTEGKEAMGKSQYEKAVICFSKAIALQPEQTQLYVNQGEAYLQLCDFQSAAACYKQAWLLEPEAFSTRLAFIYYLHGQCLFDGGSFLEALEAFSKAAEVKPGCRAYEYRSLACLSAAGQYSDCLKLVNNWMFVDGPTSDLYVLRARLHRRLNQASRCYQDVKSALALNPTCLEAGALLLQLQETSEWARQKAVDRSLSGQLPDALCMINIALANSPQDGRLYLFRGILYRRLKDFTAAIEDLVQAVELDEEVGEESRGQMEATDEEECGSVQKEAQFQLVLTYNDFAVQCFSRGLYAEAVLLLNKGIQEEKSQAGLYLNRGDCFFMQGEWCYALADYRQAEEMMRPDDPAVRLRLAVLYNTLGSLCFQEGCFQEAADRFSLAIQYNPTVGHYYESRAKAFRKLLNLEGARSDFIRTLILDPTNKELPPMLMSLFPGRSMSDVLSSRTGQAVRAQLTDTIQACSSSPDQQSDTLSEKLQMMTLTSDNTASQSEDSSEAGKELKLNVNQQELQMMMMKSTLQQTNEAVQSLLHQHPALHHTGPPPPSTQKNHTKPPVDMRGSHSATRDLGCLESTSKK
- the LOC122968251 gene encoding tetratricopeptide repeat protein 16 isoform X1; the encoded protein is MDTSEKRNEQTSQQVEEQSLFPTAVSEEELDEARRKNTLKQLFGSSKIFLAGEKHPQRADLQGSLIIQNKAAQHYTEGKEAMGKSQYEKAVICFSKAIALQPEQTQLYVNQGEAYLQLCDFQSAAACYKQAWLLEPEAFSTRLAFIYYLHGQCLFDGGSFLEALEAFSKAAEVKPGCRAYEYRSLACLSAAGQYSDCLKLVNNWMFVDGPTSDLYVLRARLHRRLNQASRCYQDVKSALALNPTCLEAGALLLQLQETSEWARQKAVDRSLSGQLPDALCMINIALANSPQDGRLYLFRGILYRRLKDFTAAIEDLVQAVELDEEVGEESRGQMEATDEEECGSVQKEAQFQLVLTYNDFAVQCFSRGLYAEAVLLLNKGIQEEKSQAGLYLNRGDCFFMQGEWCYALADYRQAEEMMRPDDPAVRLRLAVLYNTLGSLCFQEGCFQEAADRFSLAIQYNPTVGHYYESRAKAFRKLLNLEGARSDFIRTLILDPTNKELPPMLMSLFPGRSMSDVLSSRTGQAVRAQLTDTIQACSSSPDQQSDTLSEKLQMMTLTSDNTASQSEDSSEAGKELKLNVNQQELQMMMMKSTLQQTNEAVQSLLHQHPALHHTGPPPPSTQKNHTKPPVDMRGSHSATRDLGCLESTSKK
- the mymk gene encoding protein myomaker; its protein translation is MGAFIAKMLLPTVSSLVFLPAASVAAKRGFHMESMVYFFTMFFTAMYHACDGPVFSILCFMRYDILEYFSVYGTALSMWVTLIALGDFDEPQRASITMFGVLTIAVRIYQDRWGYGIYSGPIGSAVFIIMIKWLQKMRQLKAVYPEKTVYTQQVGPGCCFGALALMLRFYFEEWDYAYVHSFYHLSLAVSFVLLLPKKNRYAGTGQNAAKLSCFTLCCCTMSPGTSKEKTDKPKKKSSRTVWTVPIKKSWTPDCSTPTLPLYNTTPPSTPIKGTSISKLKEMNGWK
- the LOC122968251 gene encoding tetratricopeptide repeat protein 16 isoform X3; its protein translation is MDTSEKRNEQTVEEQSLFPTAVSEEELDEARRKNTLKQLFGSSKIFLAGEKHPQRADLQGSLIIQNKAAQHYTEGKEAMGKSQYEKAVICFSKAIALQPEQTQLYVNQGEAYLQLCDFQSAAACYKQAWLLEPEAFSTRLAFIYYLHGQCLFDGGSFLEALEAFSKAAEVKPGCRAYEYRSLACLSAAGQYSDCLKLVNNWMFVDGPTSDLYVLRARLHRRLNQASRCYQDVKSALALNPTCLEAGALLLQLQETSEWARQKAVDRSLSGQLPDALCMINIALANSPQDGRLYLFRGILYRRLKDFTAAIEDLVQAVELDEEVGEESRGQMEATDEEECGSVQKEAQFQLVLTYNDFAVQCFSRGLYAEAVLLLNKGIQEEKSQAGLYLNRGDCFFMQGEWCYALADYRQAEEMMRPDDPAVRLRLAVLYNTLGSLCFQEGCFQEAADRFSLAIQYNPTVGHYYESRAKAFRKLLNLEGARSDFIRTLILDPTNKELPPMLMSLFPGRSMSDVLSSRTGQAVRAQLTDTIQACSSSPDQQSDTLSEKLQMMTLTSDNTASQSEDSSEAGKELKLNVNQQELQMMMMKSTLQQTNEAVQSLLHQHPALHHTGPPPPSTQKNHTKPPVDMRGSHSATRDLGCLESTSKK